A part of Periophthalmus magnuspinnatus isolate fPerMag1 chromosome 14, fPerMag1.2.pri, whole genome shotgun sequence genomic DNA contains:
- the chordc1b gene encoding cysteine and histidine-rich domain-containing protein 1: MTALCYNKGCGQRFDPENNPEDGCTYHPGVPVFHDALKGWSCCKRRTTDFSDFLSIAGCTKGPHNKEKPPEPVKPDVKSSGEKKEAEELKPKFNEYIISAPKPIDAINRPSPDEPMVRLQHKVASSLKTALEKLKLSENTAEKKEEDSDEIKIGTSCKNGGCTKSFEGPTSDSETCTYHSGCPIFHEGMKYWSCCKRKTSDFNTFLSQEGCTKGTHLWRKKDAGLKVVPCRFDWHQTGAQVIISIYAKNSIPEQSYVDANSTTLNIHVIFEGEKEFQQKISLWGVIDVSKSQVNMMASKIEIAMKKSEPMSWARLDLPPPTAPKDTEQKKEAESEEEDES; this comes from the exons ATGACTGCGCTATGTTACAATAAGGGATGTGGACAACGTTTTGATCCAGAAAATAACCCCGAAG ATGGGTGTACCTATCATCCAGGAGTCCCAGTGTTCCATGATGCATTAAAG GGCTGGTCCTGCTGCAAGAGAAGAACTACTGACTTCTCAGACTTCCTCAGCATTGCT GGCTGTACAAAGGGGCCCCATAACAAAGAGAAGCCCCCAGAGCCGGTAAAGCCAGATGTGAAATCGTctggagaaaagaaagaggcaGAGGAACTGAAACCAAAGTTTAATGAGTACATCATCTCAGCACCAAAGCCCATAGATGCAATAAACAGACCGAG TCCCGATGAGCCGATGGTGAGATTGCAGCATAAAGTCGCCTCTTCTCTAAAAACAGCTCTAGAAAAGTTGAAGCTGTCGGAGAACACGGCTGAAAAGAAAG AGGAAGACAGCGACGAGATCAAGATTGGAACTTCCTGTAAAAATGGAGGCTGCACTAAA AGCTTTGAAGGTCCTACAAGCGATTCAGAAACTTGCACGTACCACTCTGGATGCCCAATCTTCCATGAAGG GATGAAATACTGGAGCTGCTGCAAGCGGAAAACGTCTGATTTTAACACCTTCCTCTCCCAGGAGGGCTGTACCAAGGGGACACATCTATGGAGGAAAAAGGATGCG GGTCTCAAAGTTGTCCCCTGTCGGTTTGACTGGCACCAAACAGGAGCACAGGTCATCATCTCAATCTACGCCAAGAACTCCATCCCAGAACAGAGCTATGTGGACGCCAACAGTACAACT CTCAACATTCACGTTATATTTGAAGGAGAGAAGGAATTCCAGCAGAAAATCAGCCTCTGGGGA GTGATTGACGTCAGCAAGAGTCAGGTCAACATGATGGCGTCAAAGATCGAAATCGCCATGAAAAAGTCAGAGCCAATGTCTTGGGCTCGCCTGGACCTCCCGCCTCCCACTGCGCCAAAAGACACTGAGCAGAAAAAAGAGGCAGAAAGTGAGGAAGAAGATGAAAGTtga
- the LOC117381250 gene encoding tyrosinase-like, with protein sequence MWLLGFASLMVYFAPSYQQFPRACATRDALLSKECCPSWDGDGSACGANSGRGFCWDVEVSQEPDGPQYPFSGLDDREKWPLVFYNRTCQCTGNFMGFNCGDCKFGFFGVNCNERRETLRRNVFHLSRAERIRLVSYLNLAKQTISQDYVVPTGTYQEMENGSTPLFTDVSVYDVFVWMHYYVSRNALLGGPGNVWTNVDFGHWAPGFPPWHRFYLLQWEHEIRKLTGDMTFSIPYWDWRDAQDCDVCTDELMGARHPQDPSILSPGSVFSSWRVLCSRPEDYNRRGVLCDARSEGPLRRNPGNHNRNVVERLPTSADVEFTLSLTSYDTGAMDRTANMSFRNTLEGFGDSRSGMGNSSRMSMHAALHVFMNGSMSSVQGSANDPIFLLHHAFVDCIYEEWLRRHRPALSQYPESNAPIGHNGGYFMVPFLPLHTNREFFISSKDLGYEYSHLLDANQRLSESIRPYLEELQGMWGWLVLAGVCGGLLSLALAAVFMHIKYKYSASTWLPAHKWRNLFALPEREPLIFSPDKEENGYNYQSTM encoded by the exons ATGTGGCTGTTAGGATTTGCTAGTTTGATGGTATATTTTGCTCCATCTTATCAGCAGTTTCCTCGGGCCTGTGCCACTCGGGACGCCCTGCTATCCAAAGAGTGCTGCCCCTCATGGGATGGAGATGGTTCAGCCTGTGGTGCTAACTCAGGACGGGGCTTCTGCTGGGACGTGGAGGTGTCTCAAGAACCAGATGGCCCTCAGTATCCGTTCTCAGGCCTGGATGATCGAGAGAAATGGCCACTTGTTTTCTACAACAGGACGTGCCAGTGCACAGGGAACTTCATGGGTTTTAACTGTGGTGACTGTAAGTTTGGGTTTTTTGGAGTGAACTGTAATGAACGCAGGGAGACCCTAAGAAggaatgtttttcatttgtccCGTGCGGAGAGGATCCGACTTGTGTCCTATCTGAATTTAGCCAAACAGACTATTAGCCAAGACTATGTTGTTCCCACTGGCACCTACCAGGAAATGGAGAATGGTTCAACTCCTTTATTTActgatgtgtctgtgtatgatgtgtttgtgtggatgcATTATTATGTATCTCGAAATGCCCTCCTCGGAGGGCCTGGGAATGTCTGGACCAATGTAGACTTTGGGCACTGGGCACCGGGGTTTCCTCCCTGGCACAGGTTCTACCTCCTTCAGTGGGAGCATGAGATCAGGAAGCTGACTGGAGACATGACATTTTCTATCCCATACTGGGACTGGCGGGATGCTCAGGATTGTGACGTGTGCACAGATGAGCTGATGGGAGCCAGACACCCCCAGGACCCCAGCATCCTCAGCCCGGGATCAGTGTTCTCCTCCTGGAGG GTGCTGTGCTCTCGCCCTGAGGACTACAACCGCAGAGGCGTCCTGTGTGATGCCCGTTCAGAGGGTCCACTGCGCCGTAACCCTGGCAACCACAACCGAAATGTAGTGGAGCGGTTACCCACATCTGCAGATGTAGAGTTTACCCTGAGTTTAACAAGCTATGACACTGGGGCTATGGATCGGACTGCTAACATGAGCTTCAGAAACACGCTGGAAG GATTTGGAGACTCTCGCTCCGGGATGGGGAACAGCAGCCGTATGTCCATGCACGCTGCTCTCCACGTCTTCATGAACGGGTCCATGTCGTCTGTCCAAGGATCTGCCAACGACCCCATTTTCCTCCTCCATCACGCTTTTGTTGACTG TATTTATGAAGAGTGGCTGAGGAGGCACAGACCTGCCCTGTCCCAGTATCCTGAATCAAACGCTCCCATCGGACACAACGGAGGATACTTCATGGTGCCATTTCTGCCTTTGCACACAAACAGAGAGTTCTTTATCTCCAGCAAAGACCTGGGATATGAATACTCCCATCTATTGGATGCTA aCCAGCGCTTGTCAGAGTCCATTCGTCCGTACCTGGAGGAGCTGCAGGGGATGTGGGGGTGGCTGGTGCTGGCGGGGGTGTGTGGAGGGCTCCTGTCTTTGGCTTTGGCTGCGGTGTTTATGCACATCAAATACAAGTACAGCGCCTCCACCTGGCTGCCTGCGCACAAATGGAGAAACCTATTTGCTCTTCCAGAGAGAGAGCCGCTCATTTTCAGCCCTGATAAAGAAGAGAATGGATATAACTACCAGAGCACAATGTGA